Genomic DNA from Bdellovibrio sp. ArHS:
CAGGTGGATGCTTTTGCTTTGACCAGTTTACCTCCGGTCATCAAATTGGAGCAGAAAAGTTACGTTCACCGTCAGTACTTAGAGATCATGGGCATTCCGTCGCCGGTTCCCTTGTGTGACGGAACCGGTTTGCGGGAAATTGCCAATATCAATTCGCTGGTTAAGAATATTGAGACCGGAAAAATTCAGCCCGAGGGTGGGATCTTTTTCCCTTCGGCCGTGTTCTGTGCGGAATTGGAAGAGTATATTCGTCATCGTTACCGTAAATCGGTCTATATTGGCGATGCGTATTCTTTGTTGGGAGTGCCTCTTTTGATTCAGCCTTTCCGAGGCTTGATGACGCTGTCCAAACTTGTCTTGAATGTCGCCAACTTCAAAGATCTTCGTAACAACACTCCCTTGGCGGAAACAAAACTTCAAAAGATGAGCCGGTCTTCGTTAGCGGCGCAAGTCGAAAATGTTCAATATGTTTTCTGTGATCTGCCATTCCTGCTTCTTTTTGATTCGGCGGCGACCGAATTTGTACGGGGCAAAGATTTGGTGATCTGGTCCTCGCATCCGTTGATGGAGGCCGAAGTCAAAAAATACAATCCACGCAGTATCATTAATTTATTTCCCGAAAACTATCGCGTGCATCCTTACATGAACTATTCTGTCTTGGATGCGACGTTAAGGCTCGTGCACAATCGTACGGCTCCTTTAAGTATTGAAGAGTGGGAACAGTTGATGACGGAAGATACGGAAATCCGTCAAGTCGCCCGTAAGTACGTCATGACTCGCAATTCATCCACGCAGGCGAAGATTTCCAAAGGAATTAATGCCGTTAAGAATAAAATCTTAAGCGAAAAGGAACCCGACTTTGCATTTGTCATTCATGCGCTGTCGCACAGTGATTTTATGCGTGTTCCCGGTTTGGGGGCTTTGAAGTACATGCCGAAAGAGTGGAATGACTCTTTCGATAAAATGGCGGCCAAAGTTCCGCCGTTTGTACACGGTCATGTGAAGCACATCATCAGTGAAGAAAGTGGCAAAGAAATCAACGGCCTTATTTACGCGCTTCCGGCTACGCCGAAGGTTCTTAAGAACACGGATCCAGAAGTAGTGTATCAGAAAATTGAGGGCATCTGTTATGATGCCGCCAATCGCGGTGCGAAGATGATTGGTCTAGGGGCCTACACGAAAATTGTCGGTGATCAGGGGATCACCATCAATCAAAACAGTCCCATTCCTGTCACGACCGGAAACAGTCTGAGCGCCTCAGCCACACTCTGGGCCTTAAACGACGTCGTAAAGAAAATGCGCCTGCTGAATCAGAATCCTCAGACGGGGATGGTCGATGGAATGGCGATGGTGATTGGGGCTACGGGCTCGATTGGTCAAGTTTCCGCGAAACTTCTGTCATTGGTATTTAGTAAATTGTGTCTGGTGGCTCCTCGCCTGAATCGTTTGCAAGAGCTGAAAGAAACCATTCAGAAGATGGCCCCGCATTGCGAAATCACAATCGCGACGGATGCCAATGAGCTGGCGCCGCAGGCCGATGTCTTGGTGACAGCGACTTCGGCTTTCGATCATAAAATTGTGGATGTCATGCTATTAAAACCGGGAGCTGTGGTTTGTGATTGTTCACGCCCCTTGGATTTTGACATTGAAGACGCCAAGAAAAGACCGGATGTTTTAATTATTGAATCCGGCGAAGTAATTTTGCCAGGCCCGGTGGAAATCGATTTTGATATGGGCCTTCCAGGCAAAGCGGTCTATGCCTGCTTGGCAGAAACAGCACTTTTGACTTTGGAAGGGCAGTACGAGGCTTTCACGATGGGACGCGATATCGAGTGGAACAAGGTGAAACAGATTTACAGAATGGCCCGTCGTCATGGAGTTCAATTGGCGGCGATACAAGGTCACACC
This window encodes:
- a CDS encoding dehydrogenase codes for the protein MKHSYRIAEISFGRPHWDAAYEFEFNGSHFEVQRFSVNFSVDGVRRLIETLRNQVDAFALTSLPPVIKLEQKSYVHRQYLEIMGIPSPVPLCDGTGLREIANINSLVKNIETGKIQPEGGIFFPSAVFCAELEEYIRHRYRKSVYIGDAYSLLGVPLLIQPFRGLMTLSKLVLNVANFKDLRNNTPLAETKLQKMSRSSLAAQVENVQYVFCDLPFLLLFDSAATEFVRGKDLVIWSSHPLMEAEVKKYNPRSIINLFPENYRVHPYMNYSVLDATLRLVHNRTAPLSIEEWEQLMTEDTEIRQVARKYVMTRNSSTQAKISKGINAVKNKILSEKEPDFAFVIHALSHSDFMRVPGLGALKYMPKEWNDSFDKMAAKVPPFVHGHVKHIISEESGKEINGLIYALPATPKVLKNTDPEVVYQKIEGICYDAANRGAKMIGLGAYTKIVGDQGITINQNSPIPVTTGNSLSASATLWALNDVVKKMRLLNQNPQTGMVDGMAMVIGATGSIGQVSAKLLSLVFSKLCLVAPRLNRLQELKETIQKMAPHCEITIATDANELAPQADVLVTATSAFDHKIVDVMLLKPGAVVCDCSRPLDFDIEDAKKRPDVLIIESGEVILPGPVEIDFDMGLPGKAVYACLAETALLTLEGQYEAFTMGRDIEWNKVKQIYRMARRHGVQLAAIQGHTGIITDKEIELTRQLALSKRNK